One genomic segment of Paraburkholderia phymatum STM815 includes these proteins:
- a CDS encoding cytochrome-c peroxidase, translating into MSSQKSALPPSLPAGDAQRAAGAKHHLLRALGWTAAVIAAGCVAFVAYAAIYPERMPLAIGTIVEDFTGANPQPVVLHVPPSQPLSAVALLGKQIFNDPSLSASGKQSCASCHSPDHAYGPPNDLSVQLGGPHMTDAGYRPPPSLAYLYRQAPFSIGPDQNDMDAGPATLDQLATAASGAQRAAKSAGVTPAAPALVPQGGLFWDGRASTLQDQALGPLLNPVEMANKNTDEVVHKLLNAKYLDQFKQLFGERILQQPDLLVDEAMFAVGRYEFEDPSFHRFTSKYDYWLQGKARLTQAELHGLRLFNDPDKANCAGCHLSKPTADHLPPLFTDTQYEALGVPRNRDLPVNRDPKFYDMGVCGPFRTDASALTQYCGMFLTPTLRNVATRHAFFHNGVYHDLKQVMDFYNLRNTSPEKIYPLDAAGKPQKYDDLPEKYRANIDVADAPFDRKPGDKPAMTDDEVKDLIAFMNTLTDGYKP; encoded by the coding sequence ATGAGCTCTCAAAAGTCCGCATTGCCGCCCTCACTGCCCGCCGGCGATGCACAGCGCGCCGCCGGCGCCAAACACCACCTGCTGCGCGCGCTTGGCTGGACGGCTGCCGTCATTGCGGCCGGCTGCGTCGCATTCGTCGCCTATGCGGCGATCTATCCGGAGCGGATGCCTCTTGCGATCGGCACCATCGTCGAAGATTTCACCGGCGCGAATCCGCAGCCGGTCGTTCTTCATGTGCCGCCGAGCCAACCGCTGAGCGCAGTCGCCCTGCTCGGCAAGCAGATCTTCAACGACCCGTCGCTGTCGGCGTCGGGCAAGCAGTCGTGTGCGTCGTGCCACAGCCCCGACCATGCATACGGACCGCCGAACGATCTCTCCGTGCAACTCGGCGGTCCGCATATGACGGACGCCGGCTACCGGCCGCCGCCGTCGCTTGCATACCTGTATCGCCAGGCGCCGTTCTCGATCGGCCCCGATCAGAACGATATGGACGCGGGGCCCGCCACGCTCGACCAGCTCGCGACCGCGGCAAGCGGCGCGCAACGCGCGGCGAAGTCGGCGGGCGTCACGCCTGCCGCGCCCGCGCTCGTGCCGCAAGGCGGTCTCTTCTGGGACGGCCGCGCCAGCACGCTGCAGGATCAGGCGCTCGGTCCGCTGCTGAACCCCGTCGAAATGGCCAACAAGAACACGGACGAAGTCGTGCATAAGCTGTTGAACGCGAAGTATCTCGACCAGTTCAAGCAGCTGTTCGGCGAGCGGATTCTGCAGCAGCCCGATCTGCTCGTCGACGAGGCGATGTTCGCCGTCGGACGCTACGAGTTCGAAGACCCGTCGTTTCATCGCTTCACGAGCAAGTACGATTACTGGCTGCAGGGCAAGGCGCGCCTCACGCAAGCGGAACTGCACGGCTTGCGCCTGTTCAACGATCCGGACAAGGCGAACTGTGCGGGCTGCCACCTGAGCAAGCCGACGGCCGATCATCTGCCGCCGCTCTTCACCGACACGCAGTACGAAGCGCTCGGCGTGCCGCGCAACCGCGACCTGCCCGTCAACAGAGATCCGAAGTTCTACGACATGGGCGTATGCGGCCCCTTCCGTACGGACGCGTCTGCGTTGACGCAATACTGCGGCATGTTCCTGACGCCGACGCTGCGCAACGTCGCGACGCGCCATGCGTTCTTTCATAACGGCGTGTATCACGACCTGAAACAGGTGATGGACTTCTACAACTTGCGCAACACCAGCCCCGAGAAGATTTATCCCCTCGACGCTGCAGGCAAACCGCAAAAGTACGACGATCTTCCGGAGAAGTACCGCGCGAATATCGACGTCGCCGACGCGCCGTTCGATCGCAAGCCGGGCGACAAGCCGGCAATGACCGACGATGAGGTCAAAGACCTCATCGCATTCATGAACACACTGACGGACGGATACAAGCCTTAA
- the lipA gene encoding lipoyl synthase, which yields MDAAPLASSHDSVTALGQHGSRSREKLARIPVKIVPLERADVLPKPPWLRARPMMSETVTGMASILREHRLHSVCEEAMCPNIGECFAQRTATFMILGGICTRRCAFCDVAHGRPLPPDDDEPARLADAVAALGLRYVVITSVDRDDLRDGGAAHFSRCVALLRERVPGIRVEVLTPDFRGRIDRALDALSAAWPDVFNHNVETVPSMYRAARAGADYRGSLALLRRVKQANDAIVTKSGLMVGLGESDEALLQTMRDIREHEVDVLTIGQYLAPSKFHMPVTRYVSPEAFAAFRKEGLRMGFREVVAGPLVRSSYHADETLTAAR from the coding sequence ATGGATGCCGCGCCGCTTGCTTCATCACACGACAGCGTCACCGCGCTCGGGCAACACGGCTCGCGTTCGCGCGAGAAGCTCGCGCGCATTCCCGTGAAGATCGTGCCGCTCGAGCGCGCCGATGTGCTGCCGAAGCCGCCGTGGCTGCGCGCACGTCCGATGATGAGCGAGACGGTGACGGGCATGGCGTCGATACTGCGCGAGCACAGGCTGCATTCGGTGTGCGAGGAAGCCATGTGCCCGAATATCGGCGAGTGCTTTGCGCAGCGTACTGCGACCTTCATGATCCTGGGTGGCATCTGCACGCGGCGTTGCGCGTTCTGCGACGTCGCGCACGGCAGGCCGCTGCCGCCCGATGACGACGAGCCTGCGCGCCTCGCCGACGCCGTCGCTGCGTTGGGGCTACGGTATGTGGTGATCACCTCCGTCGATCGCGACGATCTGCGCGATGGCGGCGCGGCGCATTTCTCCCGCTGTGTCGCATTGCTACGCGAGCGTGTGCCGGGAATACGCGTCGAGGTATTGACGCCGGACTTTCGCGGACGCATCGATCGTGCGCTCGATGCGTTATCGGCTGCGTGGCCGGATGTGTTCAATCACAACGTCGAAACCGTGCCCTCGATGTATCGGGCTGCGCGCGCAGGAGCGGATTATCGTGGATCGCTGGCGTTGCTTCGACGCGTGAAGCAGGCGAACGACGCCATCGTCACGAAATCGGGGCTGATGGTCGGGCTGGGCGAAAGCGATGAAGCGCTGCTACAGACGATGCGGGATATTCGCGAGCATGAGGTCGACGTGCTGACGATCGGGCAGTATCTCGCGCCTTCGAAGTTTCATATGCCCGTCACGCGGTATGTGTCGCCCGAGGCTTTTGCCGCTTTCAGAAAGGAGGGGTTGCGGATGGGGTTTCGGGAAGTGGTCGCCGGGCCGCTTGTCAGGTCTTCCTATCATGCGGATGAAACGCTGACGGCGGCGCGTTAA
- a CDS encoding acetoin dehydrogenase dihydrolipoyllysine-residue acetyltransferase subunit → MSIHMITMPKWGLSMEQGQVNGWLKSIGDNVAKGDELLDVESDKIASGVECAFNGTLRRQIAQEGDTLPVGALLGVVADTEESDAAIDAAVEAFQRDFVPLAADSAEAGPQPEKAQIGGRTIRFLKIGEGGTPAVLIHGFGGDLNNWLFNHADLAAHRSVYALDLPGHGESTKAVESGSADELADSVIALLDAHGIEQAHLVGHSMGSLVAMTVAEKAPQRVASLSLIAGAGLGDEINREYIDGFVTGNSRNTLKPHLTKLFADGSLVTRQLVEDIVKYKRLEGVSETLQMIAVSAFKDGTQQRSYRDRVDRLAPRTLVIWGELDQIIPSSHAQGLPGDIRVHVLPGKGHMVQMESASEVNRLLNDFFGA, encoded by the coding sequence ATGTCGATTCATATGATCACAATGCCCAAGTGGGGCCTGTCGATGGAGCAGGGGCAGGTCAATGGCTGGTTGAAGTCCATCGGCGACAACGTGGCGAAGGGCGATGAGCTGCTCGACGTCGAGAGCGACAAGATCGCGTCGGGTGTCGAGTGCGCGTTCAACGGCACGCTGCGCCGGCAGATCGCGCAGGAGGGCGACACGCTGCCCGTCGGCGCGCTGCTGGGTGTCGTGGCGGACACGGAAGAATCGGATGCGGCGATCGACGCCGCCGTCGAAGCGTTTCAGCGCGACTTCGTGCCGCTCGCCGCAGATTCTGCGGAGGCGGGGCCGCAGCCCGAGAAAGCGCAGATCGGCGGCCGCACGATCCGCTTCCTGAAGATCGGCGAAGGCGGCACGCCTGCTGTGCTCATTCACGGTTTCGGCGGCGATCTGAACAACTGGCTGTTCAATCATGCCGATCTCGCCGCGCATCGCAGCGTGTATGCGCTGGATTTGCCGGGACATGGCGAATCGACGAAAGCGGTCGAATCGGGCAGCGCCGATGAACTGGCCGATAGCGTGATTGCGTTGCTCGATGCTCACGGCATCGAGCAGGCGCATCTCGTCGGGCATTCAATGGGCAGTCTCGTCGCGATGACGGTGGCAGAGAAGGCGCCGCAGCGTGTGGCGTCGCTTTCGTTGATCGCGGGCGCGGGCCTGGGCGACGAGATCAATCGCGAGTACATCGACGGATTCGTGACGGGCAACAGCCGCAATACGCTGAAGCCGCATCTGACGAAACTATTCGCCGATGGTTCGCTTGTCACACGGCAACTCGTGGAGGATATCGTCAAGTACAAGCGGCTCGAAGGCGTGAGCGAAACGTTGCAGATGATCGCGGTGTCGGCGTTCAAGGACGGTACGCAGCAGCGCAGCTATCGCGACCGCGTCGACAGGCTGGCGCCGCGCACGCTGGTGATCTGGGGAGAACTGGACCAGATCATCCCTTCGAGTCATGCGCAGGGGCTGCCCGGCGATATCCGCGTGCATGTGCTGCCGGGCAAGGGGCATATGGTGCAGATGGAGTCGGCATCCGAGGTGAACCGCCTGCTCAACGACTTCTTCGGAGCCTGA
- a CDS encoding alpha-ketoacid dehydrogenase subunit beta, producing the protein MARKITYSQAINEALSQEMARDESVIVMGEDNAGGAGAPGEQDAWGGVLGVTKGLYHKYPGRVLDTPISEGGFIGAAVGAAAAGLRPVAELMFIDFMGVCFDQIFNQAAKFRYMFGGNAVTPVVIRTMQGAGLRAAAQHSQMLTSLFTHVPGLKVVCPATPYDAKGLMIQAIRENDPVIFCEHKLLYSREGDVPEELYTIPFGEANVVREGDDATIVTYGRMVHHATDAADRLAKEGIKAEVIDLRTTSPLDEETILESVERTGRVVVVDEANPRCSMATDIAALVASKAFHSLKAPVGIVTAPHTPTPFAGVLEDLYIPSADKIAAAVKQTRH; encoded by the coding sequence ATGGCACGCAAGATCACATATTCTCAGGCGATCAACGAAGCACTGAGTCAGGAAATGGCGCGTGACGAAAGCGTCATCGTGATGGGCGAAGACAACGCGGGCGGCGCAGGTGCGCCCGGCGAGCAGGACGCATGGGGCGGCGTGCTCGGCGTCACGAAAGGGCTGTATCACAAGTATCCGGGCCGCGTGCTCGACACGCCGATTTCGGAAGGCGGCTTCATTGGTGCTGCCGTCGGCGCGGCGGCAGCGGGTCTGCGTCCCGTCGCGGAACTGATGTTCATCGACTTCATGGGTGTGTGCTTCGATCAGATCTTCAATCAGGCCGCCAAATTCCGCTATATGTTCGGCGGCAATGCAGTGACGCCTGTCGTGATCCGCACGATGCAGGGCGCGGGTCTGCGCGCAGCCGCGCAGCACTCGCAGATGCTGACCTCGCTATTCACGCATGTGCCTGGCCTCAAGGTGGTGTGTCCGGCGACGCCGTATGACGCGAAGGGGCTGATGATTCAGGCGATCCGCGAAAACGATCCCGTTATCTTCTGCGAACACAAGCTGCTGTACAGCCGCGAAGGCGACGTGCCCGAAGAGCTGTACACAATTCCGTTCGGCGAGGCAAACGTGGTGCGCGAAGGCGACGACGCGACCATCGTCACCTATGGACGCATGGTGCACCACGCGACAGATGCCGCCGACAGGCTCGCGAAGGAAGGCATCAAGGCCGAAGTGATCGATCTGCGCACCACGTCCCCGCTCGACGAAGAGACGATTCTGGAGAGCGTGGAGCGCACAGGCCGTGTTGTCGTGGTGGACGAAGCCAACCCGCGCTGCTCGATGGCGACGGACATTGCCGCGCTGGTCGCATCGAAGGCATTTCATTCCTTGAAAGCGCCCGTCGGGATCGTCACGGCGCCGCATACGCCCACGCCGTTCGCGGGCGTGCTCGAAGATCTCTACATCCCGTCGGCGGACAAGATCGCCGCGGCCGTCAAGCAGACGCGACACTGA
- a CDS encoding thiamine pyrophosphate-dependent dehydrogenase E1 component subunit alpha, giving the protein MSVSSQLSREKLLDAYRLMRTIREFEERLHVEFATGEIPGFVHLYAGEEASAVGTMLHLNDKDYVATTHRGHGHCIAKGVDVHGMMAEIYGRQTGVCKGKGGSMHIADLSKGMLGANGIVGAGGPLVCGAALAAKLKKTGGVGVCFFGDGASNQGVIFESMNLASVWRLPAIFVAENNGYAEATSSTWSVSSDNIADRASGFGMPGVIVDGFDFFAVHEALGEAIERARGGGGPTLVEVKLSRYFGHFEGDAQTYRAPGEVQKLREEKDCLKRFQERVVRAEMLNTDDLRKIDSDVKALIDDSVLKAKAAPLPAEADLLTDVYVSYP; this is encoded by the coding sequence ATGTCTGTTTCGAGTCAGTTGAGCAGAGAGAAACTGCTGGACGCGTATCGGCTGATGCGCACCATTCGCGAGTTCGAAGAGCGTCTGCACGTCGAGTTCGCGACGGGCGAGATACCGGGTTTCGTGCATCTGTACGCGGGCGAGGAAGCATCGGCCGTCGGCACGATGCTGCATCTGAACGACAAGGACTATGTGGCGACTACGCATCGCGGCCACGGCCACTGCATCGCGAAGGGCGTCGATGTGCACGGCATGATGGCCGAGATCTACGGCCGGCAGACGGGCGTTTGCAAAGGCAAGGGCGGTTCGATGCATATTGCCGATCTGTCGAAGGGCATGCTGGGTGCGAATGGCATCGTCGGCGCCGGCGGTCCGCTCGTGTGCGGCGCGGCGCTCGCGGCGAAGCTGAAGAAGACGGGCGGCGTGGGCGTGTGCTTCTTCGGCGACGGCGCGTCGAACCAGGGCGTCATCTTCGAGTCGATGAATCTTGCCAGCGTGTGGCGCCTGCCGGCGATCTTCGTGGCCGAGAACAACGGCTATGCGGAAGCGACCTCGTCGACATGGTCGGTGTCGTCCGACAACATCGCGGACCGCGCGAGCGGCTTCGGCATGCCGGGCGTGATCGTCGACGGCTTCGATTTCTTCGCGGTGCACGAAGCGCTGGGCGAAGCGATCGAGCGTGCGCGCGGCGGCGGTGGGCCGACGCTCGTCGAAGTGAAACTGTCGCGCTACTTCGGCCATTTCGAAGGCGATGCGCAGACGTACCGCGCGCCGGGTGAAGTGCAGAAACTGCGCGAGGAGAAGGATTGCCTGAAGCGATTCCAGGAGCGCGTGGTGCGCGCGGAGATGTTGAACACCGACGATCTGCGCAAGATCGATTCTGACGTGAAAGCGCTGATTGACGATTCGGTGCTGAAAGCGAAAGCCGCGCCGCTGCCGGCGGAAGCCGATTTGCTGACAGACGTGTACGTGTCGTATCCGTAA
- a CDS encoding ATP-NAD kinase family protein, whose protein sequence is MPSPISVGVIANPASGRDIRRLTTHASVFPTAEKANMVVRLIAGLGALGVERVLTLRDRTGVAALLLRALDTHAATGKAERWPEVEFVDLPITDSVADTHEGTAYMVREGVELLAVLGGDGTHRAVAAHCGGVPLLTLSTGTNNAFPDMREATVAGMAGALVASGVVPPDVALTRNKRLVVRCVAGPNRGREEIALVDVCVSRQRFVGARAVSEPSDIESLFLTFASPDGIGLSSIGGAWAPVERTAPHGLHLTFAQPDERGLVNEDGVPIFAPIAPGRIDRVTMRTCERFEVGDWLPIDARRGTLAFDGEREIEIERDDRYEIALDWSGPLTVDVSRTLRFSASRQLMREMAGASLRSQLHEK, encoded by the coding sequence GTGCCATCGCCCATTAGCGTCGGCGTGATCGCGAACCCTGCGTCGGGACGCGACATTCGCCGTCTTACGACGCATGCATCCGTGTTCCCGACGGCCGAAAAGGCCAACATGGTCGTGCGTCTGATCGCGGGACTCGGCGCGCTGGGCGTGGAGCGCGTGCTGACCCTGCGCGATCGCACGGGTGTCGCCGCGCTGCTGCTGCGTGCGCTCGACACGCACGCAGCGACAGGAAAAGCGGAGCGTTGGCCCGAAGTCGAATTCGTCGATCTGCCCATTACCGACTCCGTCGCGGACACGCATGAAGGCACGGCGTACATGGTGCGCGAAGGCGTCGAGCTGCTCGCCGTGCTGGGCGGAGATGGCACGCATCGCGCTGTGGCCGCACATTGCGGCGGCGTGCCGTTGCTCACGCTGTCGACGGGCACCAACAACGCGTTTCCGGATATGCGCGAAGCCACCGTGGCAGGCATGGCGGGCGCACTGGTGGCGTCGGGCGTCGTGCCGCCCGATGTCGCGTTGACGCGCAACAAGCGGCTCGTCGTCCGCTGTGTCGCCGGGCCGAACCGCGGACGCGAAGAGATCGCGCTCGTCGATGTATGCGTGAGCCGTCAGCGCTTCGTCGGCGCGCGCGCCGTGTCGGAACCGTCGGATATCGAATCGCTCTTTCTCACGTTCGCATCGCCGGACGGTATCGGCCTGTCGTCGATAGGCGGCGCCTGGGCACCCGTCGAGCGCACGGCGCCGCATGGTTTGCACCTGACGTTCGCGCAGCCCGACGAACGCGGCCTCGTGAATGAAGACGGCGTGCCGATTTTCGCGCCCATTGCGCCCGGCCGCATCGACCGCGTGACGATGCGCACCTGTGAGCGCTTCGAGGTCGGCGACTGGCTGCCCATCGACGCGCGGCGCGGCACGCTCGCATTCGACGGCGAACGCGAAATCGAAATCGAGCGCGACGACCGCTACGAAATCGCGCTCGACTGGAGCGGCCCGTTGACGGTCGACGTGAGCCGCACGCTGCGCTTCTCTGCATCGCGCCAGCTCATGCGCGAAATGGCGGGGGCATCGCTGCGATCACAGCTACACGAGAAGTAA